The Neisseria subflava genome segment CGTCGCCAATATCGAAACCAACAGCATCACCACCAACAGCTGTATCAAAGAATACCCCCTCTGCACAGTTGCCCTATTCCGTTTTCCGTTAAATGCCTTTGAGTACATATCTTTATTCCCTTTATCTTTTATATCCCCTATCCGACAAGAGGCTATCCGTTTATCCCTTTACCCAATGAAAGCCCCATTAGCCCAAGTCTTCATTCCCGCCCCCCATACAAAGCCGCCCCGTGGCCCAACCGGCAAACGGTTCGGCCGCAGGGCGGCATATAGGCAGAGTCCGGCTTATTTTTTCACGGCAGGCTGGGCGGCCTTAGGCGCGACAGAAGAAACCGTCGCCTCCGCCTTCAACTTGTTCAGCACCGCATCACCGATGCCCTTCACGTTTTTCAGCTCCTCCACCGATTTAAACGCACCGTTCTTCTGACGGTATTCCACAATCGATTTTGCCTTAGCCGGACCGATACCCGGCAAGGCCTCCAGTTCGGCAGAAGACGCGGTATTGATGTTCACGGCGGCTAAAGAGAATGCTGCACAAACAGCAGCAAATGCACCAAATAAAATTTTCTTCATCAGATTTTTCCCATAACGTGTTTAATTGAATCAGTCAGAAAGTCTACCGAATGGTTTATTCCACTCTGTAAACACTGTCGCATATACGGGCCCATACCCGCATAAATGCTTACGACATATTAACGCAAATGCCGTTTAATTTCAAATATTCCAAACGGTTAATCGTAACTTTCGGTACTTTTGTTCAAGAATAACAACAGGTAATCATAATCCCCCTATCGCCAAATCGACAGAACCGACAGGTATGTAAAAAGCCCCCGACATCAGTCGGGGGCTTCGGAATGGGTGTTTGGCGGTGACCTACTTTCACATGGAAGAAC includes the following:
- a CDS encoding ComEA family DNA-binding protein; this encodes MKKILFGAFAAVCAAFSLAAVNINTASSAELEALPGIGPAKAKSIVEYRQKNGAFKSVEELKNVKGIGDAVLNKLKAEATVSSVAPKAAQPAVKK